Proteins encoded together in one Kitasatospora albolonga window:
- a CDS encoding thymidine kinase produces the protein MPELVFFSGTMDCGKSTLALQIGHNRSARGLQGVIFTRDDRAGQGKLSSRLGLVTDAVEADEGMDVYAHIVDRVSRGGRVDYVIVDEAQFLAPVQIDQLARVVDDLGLDVFAFGITTDFRTKLFPGSQRLIELADRIEALQVEALCWCGARATHNARTVDGEMVVEGAQVVVGDVNRQAGEVGYEVLCRRHHRRRLTAETARAGALSPDVLPVAAEG, from the coding sequence ATGCCCGAGCTGGTGTTCTTCTCCGGAACCATGGACTGCGGAAAGAGCACGCTGGCCCTGCAGATCGGTCACAACCGCTCCGCGCGCGGCCTCCAGGGTGTGATCTTCACCCGCGACGACCGGGCGGGGCAGGGCAAGCTCTCCTCCCGGCTCGGCCTGGTGACGGACGCCGTCGAGGCCGACGAGGGCATGGACGTGTACGCGCACATCGTCGACCGGGTCAGCCGCGGCGGCCGGGTCGACTATGTGATCGTGGACGAGGCGCAGTTCCTCGCCCCGGTCCAGATCGACCAGTTGGCCCGGGTCGTCGACGATCTGGGCCTGGATGTCTTCGCGTTCGGCATCACCACGGACTTCCGCACCAAGCTCTTCCCCGGCTCCCAGCGGCTGATCGAGCTGGCCGACCGGATAGAGGCCCTCCAGGTCGAGGCGCTCTGCTGGTGCGGCGCCCGCGCCACGCACAACGCCCGTACGGTGGACGGCGAAATGGTCGTCGAGGGCGCCCAGGTGGTCGTCGGAGACGTCAACCGGCAGGCGGGCGAGGTCGGGTACGAGGTGCTGTGCCGACGCCACCACCGCCGCAGGCTCACCGCCGAGACCGCCCGCGCCGGAGCCCTCTCCCCGGACGTGCTCCCGGTGGCCGCCGAGGGCTGA
- a CDS encoding glyoxalase/bleomycin resistance/extradiol dioxygenase family protein — MTEAAARRTPGTPCWVSLIVHGLTATQEFYGALFGWEFRPGPDQLGPYVRGLLDGKEVAGIGQLPPDRHLPIAWTTYLATDDADLTAEVIRSCGGTVAVGPLDAGEAGRLVIASDPGGAVFGAWQGSEHIGTMTAGIPGTPVWNELVTRETSMVAKFYQTVFGYETEAVVSADFDYQTLHLGGSPVAALHGVGQALPRDRGPHWMTYFEVADVDESAARVVELGGHILQPPREGASGRLAAVADPEGAAFTIVRTSEG, encoded by the coding sequence ATGACCGAGGCTGCTGCCCGGCGCACGCCCGGAACCCCTTGCTGGGTGAGTCTGATCGTGCACGGCCTGACCGCGACCCAGGAGTTCTACGGAGCCCTGTTCGGCTGGGAGTTCCGGCCGGGGCCCGACCAGCTGGGCCCCTATGTCCGCGGGCTGCTCGACGGGAAGGAGGTCGCGGGCATCGGCCAGCTGCCGCCCGACCGGCACCTCCCGATCGCCTGGACCACCTATCTGGCGACGGACGACGCGGACCTGACGGCCGAGGTGATCCGCTCCTGCGGCGGCACGGTCGCGGTCGGCCCGCTGGACGCGGGCGAGGCGGGGCGGCTCGTCATCGCCTCGGACCCGGGCGGGGCGGTCTTCGGCGCCTGGCAGGGTTCGGAGCACATCGGGACCATGACGGCGGGCATCCCCGGCACCCCCGTCTGGAACGAGCTGGTGACCCGGGAGACCTCGATGGTCGCGAAGTTCTACCAGACGGTCTTCGGCTACGAGACCGAGGCGGTGGTCTCCGCCGACTTCGACTACCAGACCCTGCACCTGGGCGGCAGCCCGGTGGCCGCACTGCACGGGGTGGGCCAGGCGCTGCCGCGCGACCGGGGCCCGCACTGGATGACGTACTTCGAGGTCGCCGACGTCGACGAGTCCGCCGCCCGGGTGGTGGAGCTGGGCGGGCACATCCTCCAGCCGCCGCGCGAGGGGGCGAGCGGCAGGCTGGCGGCGGTGGCCGATCCGGAGGGCGCAGCCTTCACGATCGTACGGACGTCCGAGGGCTGA
- a CDS encoding sulfurtransferase produces the protein MKPIITASEYASESAGPRPPVLLDVRWQLGGPHGRPAYEAGHLPGAVFVDLDTELAGPAGSGGRHPLPDPEDFGAVMRRAGVGQSTPVVVYDGGQGWAAARAWWLLRWTGHPDVRVLDGGLAAWTGGLTTEIPDPDEGDFRPEPGALPTLDADGAAALARSGLLLDARAAERYRGDVEPIDRVGGHIPGAVSAPTTSNVAEDGRYLPAERLAEQFAALGAGKTGESVGVYCGSGVSGAHEVLALEIAGIRAALYPGSWSEWSADPARPVATGPDPR, from the coding sequence ATGAAGCCCATCATTACCGCATCCGAATACGCGAGCGAGTCGGCGGGACCGCGGCCCCCGGTGCTCCTGGACGTCCGCTGGCAGTTGGGCGGTCCGCACGGCCGCCCCGCCTACGAGGCCGGCCATCTGCCCGGTGCCGTCTTCGTCGACCTCGACACGGAACTGGCCGGACCGGCGGGCAGCGGCGGCCGTCATCCCCTCCCGGACCCGGAGGACTTCGGTGCCGTGATGCGCCGCGCCGGGGTCGGGCAGTCCACCCCGGTCGTGGTCTACGACGGCGGCCAGGGCTGGGCCGCCGCCCGCGCCTGGTGGCTGCTGCGCTGGACGGGGCACCCGGACGTACGGGTCCTGGACGGCGGCCTGGCCGCGTGGACCGGCGGCCTCACCACCGAGATCCCGGACCCGGACGAGGGCGATTTCCGGCCGGAACCCGGAGCCCTGCCCACCCTGGACGCGGACGGGGCCGCCGCCCTCGCCCGTTCGGGTCTGCTCCTGGACGCACGGGCGGCCGAGCGCTACCGGGGCGATGTCGAGCCGATCGACCGCGTCGGCGGCCACATCCCCGGTGCCGTCTCCGCGCCGACCACGTCGAACGTCGCCGAGGACGGGCGCTACCTTCCGGCCGAACGCCTCGCCGAGCAGTTCGCCGCACTGGGCGCGGGGAAGACCGGCGAGTCCGTCGGCGTCTACTGCGGCTCGGGGGTCTCCGGCGCCCATGAGGTGCTGGCCCTGGAGATCGCCGGAATCCGCGCCGCGCTCTACCCGGGCTCCTGGTCCGAGTGGTCCGCCGACCCGGCCCGCCCGGTCGCCACGGGCCCGGACCCGCGGTAA